DNA sequence from the Nicotiana tomentosiformis chromosome 3, ASM39032v3, whole genome shotgun sequence genome:
aatatactaattaatgaggggaaaaaattattataatttataaatttattgtataaaataacctcaatcaactaacaaaaaatatactgtaacacttttctttattctaattatttatataaattatataatatataatagtaacaataataataagaatttaaaataaatttggggaCCCAAAGCCTTAGAGCCGCCCCTGGTTGTGAGGAAGGAGGCTGTGAACCGTGACTGCTTACTAGGTAATTTGGCTGTTGCTTTTCGTGTTATATGCTTCAATTTCCTTTTTGAGTTTAGTAAGCTAACATATATTTCAGTAgatttttgtgtgtgtgtatgtggaAATTGCATGTATATTCAACTTGGCAGGAAATAATTTTGATCTTGTAAAAATAGTGCAATTTTAAATTGAGTTTAAGTTATATGCACTAATTGTGTATAAACAAATTTTTACACTATCTTTGTATATAATTTAAATCCTTTTAAATATAGAAGTGTAGAAACTGATATATCCACTCCCTGCTTGAAAAAAATGCTTGTTAGGCCTCGAAGAGAAGTGAAGTTTGAGGTTGTTATAATTTACTGATTATCTGCAGTATATGCAGTAAATGGAATAGCGTCCAAGTAAATTTTCTGCTTTGTAAAGCCTATGAATGTGGACTCTGTTTTCAATTTCAGGTTTTCAGGTTTGTCACTCTTTGGGAGGTGGAACTGGATCAGGAATGGGAACTCTACTTATATCTAAGATAGGGGAAGAGTACCCGGACAGAATGATGCTTACTTTCTCTGTGTTCCCTTCCCCGAAAGTTTCAGACACTGTTGTTGAGCCCTATAATGCTACTCTCTCTGTTCACCAGCTTGTTGAGAATGCAAATGAGTGTATGGTCTTGGACAATGAAGCTCTTTATGACATTTGCTTCCGAACTCTCAAACTTACTACCCCGAGCTGTAAGTTGTCTTCTTTGATCAGAAATAGTTTCTCTGATGCAGTTTTACAGTTGTGTTGTTTTGGTTGTTTTATTTCATGCACTACCTTTAGTATTAAATGATTTACTGTTTACATTTAAAATGACAGCATGGAATGAGGGCATGATTGACTTGTTTCTTGCTTGTTTATGTCTGGTATATCCTATTTGTTCTTGAGCTTCTAATTCATCAGTATGTTAGATGTGGAGTGATTATCAGCCCTTCCATTTCTTTGATGCACACGACTTTTTCACGGAGTCTGCTTCCACAGTTGCTTGAGCGACAACCACCTTGCGTCCCAACCTTCTCGACTTTCTTTGGTGCCAAAGACCAATGACTAGTTAACCAGGAAGACAACTATTCTTCTGGACGAGAAGAGTGAGTCTCTATCCGGGGTGAGAAGCCAATAGGAAGCTTGCTATGGGGACGGACCGAGGAAGGGCGATGGATATGTTATCAGCCAATGCATGCTTGTGATCATAACGTTGCTTCATTTTTCTGAAATATCCTTAATTATATAATGTGATTCAGGGGAAAAATCTAGGGGTGGAAGAGACTATAATGGGCGTGTTAACTTAGTTCAGATGATTGGACATTTAGGGAAAATGAATTGGTTGGGGTCTGATATTTGGGTTTATAGCTTGATCAACGTATGGATAAACCAATAATAGAGTTTATTGGTGAATTATCTGGGCTTACATAATGTTGTTTATCTGGATTTGTTGGTATGTAATTTGGCACTTATGAATTGGAAAGGTTATGTACCAAAAGAGAAATTTGTGAAAGAAACTATGTCAATTTAACGGCTGAACTAATTTAGCTGCTCAACGACTTTGTGGAGATTGCACAACATAACCAAATTAATATCTCATTGCATATGCttattgtagacaataaattgcgtcgagaaaataaaatcaagaccgaatgttctaggcttgataccttgcaagatgtagcgcaatccccaatgcatgccttggatgcacatctctattccagaagcttcactaagcctgtctttacagttgaggcttgcattcctccaacgattgataaagtcgataattggttcaccctttcgttgacgagtatttgtGAGTTCCACCATGCTCACAATGCGCCTttgtgctataaaagcgattgaggaactTTTGCTCTAGTTGATCCTAGCTATCAATAGATCCCGCCTCGAGGTCTatataccaatcaaaagcatttccttttagcgagcggacaaactgtttgacaaggtaatctccataagtcccagcgttgttgcatgtctcaacgcagtgcgccacatgttgctttggattgcctttaccatcaaactgttgaaactttGGACGTTGATAGCCAGtaggcatcttcaacatatcgatccttgcAGTGTACGACTTTGCGCATGTAAGGGAGGACTTGGCAGCAACTTCatatttattcttaatagttcCTTCAATGAACTCTTTCAGTTGATTGATGggaatcatcccttcagatgAGACAGGGATAGCCTTAGCGGATGCTACTCGTATCGGGGGAGAATCAATATCTGGAACTTCTGGGAGCTTGCCAGttgcatgggtggattcttcttccatcaagattcccaccctgtctgttagcttgtcaattccagtcaagccagcgattgcttccgtcaagtttgccaactgctctttcatagatgaagtgtttgtcaccatggcttgcatgattgttgtagatgataaggagtagcatggattgtcacacaGATTGATTCTCGAATGGCTCACGCTACGCGATGTAAGTGgagaggatccatcacttgaagcatcatcatcttccttcacagccaaattcttggatccggagaggtcaagcagagcaagagttttcttgatcttttcagcaacatcggTTCCTCCTTCAGGTACgtttgtggaagatcttgctTCTTTTGAAAATGAAGATCCGAAAACGGGGGTTAATGCGGACGACACTTggggtgcttgttgtcctaacgagcttgctttgctcctcgtaaccggtccaaagcttccaaaggtaacatcgaggatgctttccacatcagcatagaacatggaattagcagccttggtggaagttgaactggagttgattttatttgaaGCCATTTCAACGttcttgaattttgatgattgaaaagttgagatgagaggtagagattgtcccactgggcgtgTCAGAATTTGTAGGcaataaattgcgtcgagaaaataaaatcaagattgaaaaatattgcaacaatcatagtattttatttcaaatatttgagtgttacaatctgtATAAatcctctgattctacttttccaatataaattcaagggtctttgagcttgatcttgaacctatatttgttgtcacgaatgatcttgaattcaactagcacgaactttgatttgaacttgtACTCCTTGAGTCTTGATTTGtttttcgttcttgagcttgggcttgattgcttgaacttgaacttgattgcttgaagcttgaaacttgtggaggaatttgcagcgtttgatctACGAGCTCTTtgttgcttcttgttataacttatgGTGTCTTTTCTGAATTATGaatacccctatttatagttgtaggagagaagagttatgataagaaacAAACTCTTTTCGACTAATCAAATCGTGACAAGGTTGCATTTGATTGGCAAGAACATGTCACCTGCACGCGTGACGCTATTTCATtagccttttaatgtgacttggcatgccttgtcattttaacacgtggcatgatcctattggttCTTTCGTTTGACTTGACGTGCTACGTCATTTGATACGTGACActaaactgggcctctaggaagatgatatcTTGGGCTTATCACTTTAGTCCAATTAAAcgggctagcccaatggattaaaacttatttatttaatccatatatattggacttatataattaattcaattatatcagctcataatatttatttggactagtatatttaaaatatcattcaaattatttattgaatttaaatccaataaattttatatgcCTACACTTATATTAATGTGAACACTgcattttatttcttttcttttgtctTCGTGGCTCATAATCAGAGTTTCTTTCTATCTGGGACTTCAGATTCTATTGAATCTGCTATTTTTACATGATTGTATTATGTGGATATTTGTAGATTAATGTACTGACTCATAATGTTTGCCTCAGTTGGAGACCTTAATCATTTGATTTCTGCCACCATGAGTGGTGTAACTTGCTGCCTCCGATTCCCTGGTCAGCTCAATTCTGATCTCCGCAAGCTTGCTGTTAACCTCATCCCATTCCCTCGATTGCTTTTTTTCATGGTTGGATTTGCTCCGCTCACTTCTCGTGGGTCACTATAATACAGAAACCTGACTGTTCCCGAGCTCACTCAGCAGATGTTGGATTCAAAGAACATGATGTGTGCAGCTGATCCTCGTTATGGTTGTTATCTGACTGCTTCATCAATGTTCCGGGGGAAAATGAGCACCAAGGAAGTTGATGAGCAAATGATTAATGTACAGAACAAGAACTCTTCTTACTTTGTTGAGTGGATTCCTAACAATGTGAACTCTACTGTCTGTGACATCCCTCCAACTGGACTGAAGATGGCCTCAACTTTCATTGGCAATTCCACCTCAATTCAAGAGATGTTCCGTAGCTTCAGTGAGCAATTTACAGCAATGTTTCGAAGAAAAGCTTTCCTGCATTGGTACACCGGAGAAGCTATGGATGAGATGGAGTTTACAGAGGTTGAAAGCAACATGAATGATTTAGTTTCTGAGTACCAACAATATCAAGATGCGACAGCTGAAGAGGATGAGTATGACTATGAAGACGAGTCGAGGAGGAAGGTCAAGACGCTTATCTAGTTCAGCTTGTGGAGAATTTTTGGGTGCCAGGTACTATTCATTTTTTAAATCTTGTTTAGGGTTTAGATTTTTTCCTGTTTTGCATGTGACATCGTCAGGGGTGGCTCAAGGGGAGGCTAGTAAAACCTTTGCTTTAGGCCCCCTAAATTTTGGGTCccccaaaatatttttaattatggaTTTAGTATCTTTTTTTCGCTTAGACAATATTGAAGTttatagaaaaaagaaaaaaaaatacaatatccttataaaaatgaaaagaaagacTATCTATTCTTGAACAATAGAAATATTCTTGAACAATAGaaatattttagaactttgaattaAGATACTCTAATCGTCATATTGATAAATAACATTTTTACAATAAAATCCAAGATAACGAATTGTAAATAAGTGGCTAACATCTTTTTAACTTGAATTTTCTTACCAATgtaaatattaatattatattttataagaTAACTATATTAtagacaaaaagaaagaaagaataaaagaaaccaatgTAATATTAATACTATATTTTACAAGATAACTATACACCGGAGAAGGTTCTGTGAGTACCAACAATATCAAGATGCGACAACTGAAGAGGATGCGTATGACTATGAAGACGAGGAGGAAGAAGATCAAGAAGCTTAACTAGTTCAGCTTGTGGAGAATTTTTGAGTGTTGTTATGCAATAGTGGGTACTGTTCATTTTTTAAATCTTGTTTAGGGTTTGGATTTTTTTTTCCGTTTTGCATGTGACATCGTCAGGCTAGTAAAGCTTTTGCATTAGGCCCCCTAAATTTTGGGcctcaaaaaatatttttaattatagatTTACTATCTTATTTTCGCTTAGATAATATTgaaatttatagaaaaaaaaatcaaaattcttATAAAAATGTAATATTAATATGACTATAAAGACGAGGAGGAAGAAGGTACCAATGTAATATATTTGTACCAAAATGTAATATTAATATGACCATAATATATTTGTACCAATGTAATATTAATACTATATTTTACAAGATAACTATACTATAGACAAAAAAAATTAAGGCCCTTTATTAAAATTTAGTTTTAGGTAACAAGTTTTATTGAGACGCCTTTGGACATCGTAGTGGCATAGTTCCTCAATGCCTTGTCATTATAGTTGGTGTGTCTGGAGACTGCATTATGTTTTGTTGGGATTAAGATAATTGACGAGTCCTGCCTAATTTGCGTTGAACGTTGGCCCAACTAGGACTATGTATTGCTTTCCGTAGGTAAGTTGTTAATTTTCTATAGTTACACTTGATGAGATAtagacaagaggggttgctctgatggtaagcaacctccacttccaaccaagaggttgtgagttcgagtcaccccaagagcaaagtggggagttcttggagggaaggatgccgagggtctattggaaactgCCTCTCTACCTCAtagtagaggtaaggtctgcgtatacactaccctccccagaccccactagtgggattatactgggttgttgttgttgttgttgtacactTAATGAGATATATTACTTATGTGATTTCATTAGTGTGCATCAACAGTTCCTGATTTCTTGTTTAGGGTATGGATAACATGGCTTTGTATGACTGTTCTAATTGGATAGTTATTGCTCTCTAACCAAAAGATACAAATTTCTGCCAACGGTAAATAGTATTGGCAACTTAGAAAAGACAAATAATATATTACCACATGTTAAAATACAATATAAACCCTTTTGGGTTGCCCAGTTGGTTTGGAGGGTAGTTATCCATACGGATGACCTGAGATCGATTCCCCTCTCAATGCCTTCTGGGTTGAGCCTATCGCACAGGGCTTGCCTAGTGCGGTTTACATCCTCTGTGTGGTTTGCAGGTTATTGTAcagtataaaaaaaaatattgtttttTGTATGTATATGTCAGAATTATATTCGATCAAATTTATTGCGAAATTTCACTAGTATGAGTTGAGAGGTCGTGCTTTACGTTGTTGCTCATGCTAATTGTCTGAAttaggggtgcttatcgggcggatcaaGAGGATAATTatgcttaacggtttggcttaacgattatcggattataaatgtagtaatccgctagccatccaataagacaacgaGCGGATTGGTATCAGATTAACAATTATTGGACGGTTATCTGACGacttatcggctaaaccaaatagatTTTTTTGAATaatcattcaatcaataccaaacagttcaaatcaatactaaaattTTAATACTACCATTTAAGATCTAGCAAAACAGTATTTTTTAATTGAAGAGTCTTCAAGACTATTCATACTGTCATACACGTATTAACCAATTTTTTAATACCATCAAGACTACTCATACATACATACACGTATTAATCATTGAGAGAGAGACGAGACTGGCGACTTCTCTGCCTCTGGTGGCTGCAGACAATTGAGAATTTGTTTTCTAAATAAACTGTGCATTTTATTCCTCTCCAAAAAAAGATATTGAGATGAGGGAGTATAGATAAACTAGCTAACTCTCTATACCCTTGTTAGATAGCAGATGCCAACTTTTACAATTGAGATTAAGTAAATGCATATGAGAAATATTACACAAGCTATGTGCCTGGAAAAAGGAGATCCAGCCTATACCAAAAAAGTACTACTAGAGAGTCTATCCCTACTGTACAAGACTGCATGGTCAAGGAGGATCAAAGGTAATGCATGTTATCTTTAGTCTAGTCCTTCGAAATACCGGCAAGTCCCATCTATCCATGTTCATGAGGCCCTTGACTTAAGGAGGAAGGTCAGACAACACTCGAAACAGTGGGAATGAGGGATAGAGTGACTGATGGATGCAAGCTTGTTTGCAACTTGATTTCTCTCTCTATAACAGTGATTAAGAGAGAATCTGGATTGCTCCATGAACTTTTTAAGTTCTTCTACCTCCTTTGCAATATTCCAGGGACTTGTATTACGACCATTAACACACTCCACTAATAATTTAGAGTCGCTTTCAGCACTAATAATATGACAACTATTAAATAGACACCCTTTAATGCCGTAGTGAAGAGCAACTACTTCTGCCCAGTTGCTTGTTCTTGAACCAAGCACTAAAGAGTAGGCAAAGACAAGGCAACCCTTTTAATCCCTTATCACACCTCCAACTCAACACTTTCCCTCTTTGCAACTACCATCAGAGTTTAATTTAACATATGATAACTTCGGTTTAATCCATTTAACAATAATGGATTTCTCAAAATGGATAGTACTTCTCAAAAGCTGATTGATCTCCTCCTAGCTGGGAACCAACTGAATTTGCTGGAATTGAAGATTGACAAGTTGGGACATGGAGAAAACAATCAGATAAATTATTCTTCTCACATTAGTCCTGATAGAGTCATACTTGGCACTACATCTAGCTCTCCAAATCTCCCAAGATGTGATAATAGGTAGGAATTTAACAATGAATGCATGGACAAGATTTGTGAATTTACATCCCCACCAGTTGATCATAAGTTGCCTGAAAGAGATATTTGAATATGCAATGCCCAATGGGACCACACAAGATTCTCCATAGCTCCTGAGCAAAGAGGCCACTGAAGAAAATATGGTCAATAGTTTCTAAACTTGGAAATCTACAACAGCAACAACTGGAAGAAGTAGGGATGTCCATCTTATCTACTTTAGCATCCGTGGGAATCTTATCTCTCAGAGCTCTCCATACAATAAAATTCATCTTGAATGGGACACATTTCTGCCAATTCATCATATTAATCCATAACTTATGCCTCTTCTTTCTAAATAATTAGCAAGCTGAAGCAACTGAAAAAGAACCACTATTATCCTCTGTCCAAACTGGACTATCAGGAATTGTGGATCTTAGTGATATCTGGAAAGTATTCACTTTAACCACCACATGTTGCGGAAGCAAAAGATCTAATCCTCTCCAATTTATGTGATTGTTAAGCATCATACTAGAGAGAGTAATATTCTTAGGTTTGTAACCTTCTGGAAGAAACTTG
Encoded proteins:
- the LOC108945280 gene encoding LOW QUALITY PROTEIN: uncharacterized protein (The sequence of the model RefSeq protein was modified relative to this genomic sequence to represent the inferred CDS: substituted 2 bases at 2 genomic stop codons), which translates into the protein MLLSTSVNSISSIASPVYQCRKAFLRNIAVNCSLKLRNISXIEVELPMKVEAIFSPVGGMSQTVEFTLLGIHSTKXEEFLFCTLIICSSTSLVLIFPRNIDEAVR
- the LOC104097035 gene encoding tubulin beta-1 chain-like; this encodes MGTLLISKIGEEYPDRMMLTFSVFPSPKVSDTVVEPYNATLSVHQLVENANECMVLDNEALYDICFRTLKLTTPSFGDLNHLISATMSGVTCCLRFPET